In one Thunnus maccoyii chromosome 12, fThuMac1.1, whole genome shotgun sequence genomic region, the following are encoded:
- the LOC121909162 gene encoding cAMP-responsive element modulator-like isoform X2 gives MAVTGDETESAATGDIPAYQLRSPNSGLAQSIVMAASPGSMQSPSSQHAEEITRKREVRLMKNREAARECRRKKKEYVKCLENRVAVLENQNKTLIEELKALKDIYCHKAE, from the exons ATGGCTGTGACTGGGGATGAGACTGAGTCAG CTGCCACTGGAGACATACCCGCCTACCAGCTGAGGTCACCCAACTCGGGCCTGGCTCAGAGCATCGTGATGGCCGCGTCACCGGGCTCCATGCAGAGCCCGTCATCGCAGCACGCCGAAGAGATCACCCGCAAGAGAGAAGTGCGGCTGATGAAAAACAG GGAGGCAGCTCGTGAATGCcgcaggaaaaagaaagagtacGTCAAATGTCTGGAAAACCGCGTGGCCGTgttggaaaaccaaaacaagaccCTGATTGAAGAGCTGAAAGCACTGAAGGACATTTATTGCCACAAAGCCGAGTAG
- the LOC121909162 gene encoding cAMP-responsive element modulator-like isoform X1, giving the protein MDTTVSSQLDSSLNDSMTDGEENNNEVSSSPVAPTQVSVAAESPGVTVVQLSDGQTLQVQGVIQAPQTSVIQSPQVQTVEIATAEELEEGESVTDTQKRREILSRRPSYRKILNELSSDSPAVPKIDEEKVDEDASISGKASASEPTSIYQTSSGQYIAITQGRAIQLTSPGAEALQGGQTLTVANSATPQPGATILQCAAQPGDSPQQFYIQGGQVLIQAATGDIPAYQLRSPNSGLAQSIVMAASPGSMQSPSSQHAEEITRKREVRLMKNREAARECRRKKKEYVKCLENRVAVLENQNKTLIEELKALKDIYCHKAE; this is encoded by the exons ATGGATACTACAGTATCGTCTCAGCTGGACAGCAGTTTGAACGACTCGATGACAGACGGAGAGGAGAACAACAATGAAGTCAGTTCATCTCCTGTAGCTCCCacgcag GTTTCGGTGGCAGCGGAGTCTCCGGGTGTAACGGTTGTCCAGCTGTCTGACGGTCAGACCTTGCAAGTCCAAGGCGTCATTCAAGCTCCTCAGACCTCCGTCATACAGTCACCGCAAGTTCAAACCGTCGAG ATCGCGACCGCAGAAGAGCTGGAGGAAGGCGAGTcggtcacagacacacagaagaGACGAGAGATCCTCTCCAGGCGTCCGTCTTATCG aaaaaTCCTCAATGAGCTTTCATCGGATTCGCCGGCGGTTCCTAAAATCGATGAAGAGAAGGTAGATGAGGACGCGTCGATCTCCGGCAAGGCCTCAGCGTCAGAGCCGACCTCCATCTACCAGACCAGCTCGGGACAATATA TTGCGATCACCCAGGGGAGAGCCATCCAGCTGACCAGCCCTGGAGCTGAAGCCCTTCAGGGGGGACAGACCCTGACTGTAGCCAACTCCGCCACCCCGCAGCCTGGAGCCACCATCCTACAGTGTGCGGCTCAACCCGGAGACTCGCCTCAGCAGTTCTACATCCAGGGAGGACAGGTGCTCATCCAAG CTGCCACTGGAGACATACCCGCCTACCAGCTGAGGTCACCCAACTCGGGCCTGGCTCAGAGCATCGTGATGGCCGCGTCACCGGGCTCCATGCAGAGCCCGTCATCGCAGCACGCCGAAGAGATCACCCGCAAGAGAGAAGTGCGGCTGATGAAAAACAG GGAGGCAGCTCGTGAATGCcgcaggaaaaagaaagagtacGTCAAATGTCTGGAAAACCGCGTGGCCGTgttggaaaaccaaaacaagaccCTGATTGAAGAGCTGAAAGCACTGAAGGACATTTATTGCCACAAAGCCGAGTAG